In the genome of Maniola jurtina chromosome 3, ilManJurt1.1, whole genome shotgun sequence, one region contains:
- the LOC123881053 gene encoding BTB/POZ domain-containing protein 9 isoform X1, translating to MSNMSSQHQYMSVNNPSSSRVGDIEHISHLSEHIGSLCLSSEYSDVTLIVEGQRIPAHKVILAASSDYFRALLYGGMREANQAEVELQAPLQAFKALLRYVYSGHMGLSLLREDTVLDMLGLAHQFNFQELEAAISDYLRQVLALRNVCAVLDAARLYGLDALMDYCYKFLDRNAAEVLQHDTFLQLSVEALQGLLERDSFFAPEADIFKAVGNWFNANQQWVKSESGMPQVEKILKCVRLTLMSLEELLTVVRPFALVTPDMLLDAIQEKTQTKSTDLRHRGLLVPEENVATMKRGARVIAGDMRSALLDGDTDMYDMERGYTRHTISDAPDNPGIIVRLATTTIINHIRLLLWDRDNRSYAYFIEVSVDQKDWVRVIDHSDYFCRSWQNLYFEPRVVQFIKIVGTSNTVNKVFHAVSLEALHTSRVPPLRDGLVCPTHNVATLDLSAVVIEGISRSRNALLNGDTEHYDWEQGYTCHQLGSGAIVVQLAQPYLLSSIRMLLWDCDYRHYSYYVEVSLNYWHWDMVADRTRDPCRSWQVIYFTPRPVSIIRIVGTNNTVNEVFHLVHLECPAQVEEAREDPAAKKQRPSRDRDARDSRDARESRDSRRSPPEGLSLFKFELSNGTPEPRPRTPSPAGDGDSSSGEGGAPSPPPAPARRSLPPAETATEAEEGYDD from the exons ATGAGCAACATGAGTAGTCAGCACCAGTACATGTCGGTGAACAACCCCTCCAGCTCAAGAGTGGGGGATATTGAACACATTA GCCACTTGTCAGAACACATTGGGTCTCTGTGCCTGTCGTCAGAGTACTCAGATGTGACCCTGATCGTGGAGGGGCAGCGCATCCCTGCACACAAGGTCATCCTCGCCGCCAGCAGCGACTACTTCCGCGCTCTGCTCTATGGCGGCATGAGGGAGGCCAACCAG GCAGAAGTGGAGTTGCAGGCACCTCTACAGGCTTTTAAAGCCTTACTGCGCTATGTTTACTCTG GCCATATGGGCCTGTCGTTGCTGCGGGAGGACACAGTGCTGGATATGTTGGGGCTGGCGCATCAGTTCAACTTCCAGGAGCTGGAGGCAGCCATATCTGACTACCTGCGTCAGGTGCTCGCCTTGAGGAACGTGTGCGCCGTCCTCGACGCTGCTAG GCTGTATGGCTTAGACGCTCTGATGGACTATTGCTACAAGTTCCTGGACCGAAACGCTGCAGAAGTGCTGCAGCACGACACTTTCCTGCAGCTTTCTgtt GAAGCTTTGCAAGGCCTGTTGGAGCGCGATTCGTTCTTCGCGCCGGAAGCCGACATCTTCAAAGCGGTCGGCAACTGGTTCAACGCCAACCAGCAGTGGGTCAAGTCAGAGAGTGGCATGCCACAAGTT GAGAAGATTTTGAAATGCGTCCGTCTGACGCTAATGAGTCTGGAAGAACTATTGACAGTGGTGCGTCCCTTCGCTCTCGTCACTCCGGACATGTTATTAGACGCCATACAGGAAAAGACGCAGACCAAAAGCACTGATCTACGCCATAGGGGGCTGTTGG TTCCGGAAGAGAACGTCGCGACCATGAAGCGCGGCGCCCGCGTCATCGCCGGCGACATGCGCTCCGCCTTACTCGACGGCGACACGGACATGTACGACATGGAGCGAGGATATACGCGGCACACCATATCCGATGCGCCGGACAACCCGGGCATCATCGTGCGGCTCGCCACTACCACCATCATCAATCATATCAGGCTTCTGTTGTGGGACCGGGATAACAG ATCGTACGCATACTTCATCGAAGTGTCAGTGGACCAGAAGGACTGGGTGCGCGTGATCGACCACAGCGACTACTTCTGCCGCTCGTGGCAGAACCTCTACTTCGAGCCTCGCGTCGTGCAGTTCATCAAGATCGTGGGCACCAGCAACACTGTCAACAAG GTTTTCCACGCAGTATCGTTGGAGGCGCTGCACACGTCACGCGTGCCGCCGTTGCGCGACGGACTGGTTTGCCCTACTCACAATGTCGCCACGTTGGACCTCTCCGCTGTCGTCATTGAAGGCATTAG CCGCTCCCGCAACGCCCTTCTCAACGGCGATACAGAGCACTACGACTGGGAACAAGGCTACACGTGCCACCAGCTGGGTTCCGGCGCCATAGTGGTGCAGTTAGCGCAGCCCTACCTGCTGTCCTCCATCCGCATGCTGCTGTGGGACTGCGACTACCGCCACTACTCCTACTACGTGGAGGTCTCGCTCAACTACTGGCACTGGGACATGGTGGCTGACAGAACACGTGACCCTTGTCG GTCATGGCAAGTGATCTACTTTACTCCGCGGCCAGTCTCCATTATTCGTATCGTCGGCACCAATAACACTGTTAACGAA GTTTTCCACCTAGTGCATTTGGAGTGCCCCGCTCAAGTGGAGGAGGCGCGCGAGGACCCCGCCGCCAAGAAGCAGCGCCCGTCGCGCGACCGCGACGCGCGCGACAGTCGCGACGCACGCGAGTCGCGCGACAGCAGGCGCAGCCCGCCTGAAG GTCTTAGCCTGTTCAAATTTGAACTAA GTAACGGCACCCCGGAGCCCCGGCCCCGGACCCCCAGCCCCGCTGGAGATGGGGATTCTTCCAGCGGCGAGGGCGGAGCACCCTCCCCGCCGCCCGCCCCCGCGCGCCGCTCCCTGCCGCCCGCGGAGACCGCCACCGAGGCTGAAGAAGGATACGACGACTGA
- the LOC123881053 gene encoding BTB/POZ domain-containing protein 9 isoform X2, whose protein sequence is MSNMSSQHQYMSVNNPSSSRVGDIEHISHLSEHIGSLCLSSEYSDVTLIVEGQRIPAHKVILAASSDYFRALLYGGMREANQAEVELQAPLQAFKALLRYVYSGHMGLSLLREDTVLDMLGLAHQFNFQELEAAISDYLRQVLALRNVCAVLDAARLYGLDALMDYCYKFLDRNAAEVLQHDTFLQLSVEALQGLLERDSFFAPEADIFKAVGNWFNANQQWVKSESGMPQVEKILKCVRLTLMSLEELLTVVRPFALVTPDMLLDAIQEKTQTKSTDLRHRGLLVPEENVATMKRGARVIAGDMRSALLDGDTDMYDMERGYTRHTISDAPDNPGIIVRLATTTIINHIRLLLWDRDNRSYAYFIEVSVDQKDWVRVIDHSDYFCRSWQNLYFEPRVVQFIKIVGTSNTVNKVFHAVSLEALHTSRVPPLRDGLVCPTHNVATLDLSAVVIEGISRSRNALLNGDTEHYDWEQGYTCHQLGSGAIVVQLAQPYLLSSIRMLLWDCDYRHYSYYVEVSLNYWHWDMVADRTRDPCRSWQVIYFTPRPVSIIRIVGTNNTVNEVFHLVHLECPAQVEEAREDPAAKKQRPSRDRDARDSRDARESRDSRRSPPEGNGTPEPRPRTPSPAGDGDSSSGEGGAPSPPPAPARRSLPPAETATEAEEGYDD, encoded by the exons ATGAGCAACATGAGTAGTCAGCACCAGTACATGTCGGTGAACAACCCCTCCAGCTCAAGAGTGGGGGATATTGAACACATTA GCCACTTGTCAGAACACATTGGGTCTCTGTGCCTGTCGTCAGAGTACTCAGATGTGACCCTGATCGTGGAGGGGCAGCGCATCCCTGCACACAAGGTCATCCTCGCCGCCAGCAGCGACTACTTCCGCGCTCTGCTCTATGGCGGCATGAGGGAGGCCAACCAG GCAGAAGTGGAGTTGCAGGCACCTCTACAGGCTTTTAAAGCCTTACTGCGCTATGTTTACTCTG GCCATATGGGCCTGTCGTTGCTGCGGGAGGACACAGTGCTGGATATGTTGGGGCTGGCGCATCAGTTCAACTTCCAGGAGCTGGAGGCAGCCATATCTGACTACCTGCGTCAGGTGCTCGCCTTGAGGAACGTGTGCGCCGTCCTCGACGCTGCTAG GCTGTATGGCTTAGACGCTCTGATGGACTATTGCTACAAGTTCCTGGACCGAAACGCTGCAGAAGTGCTGCAGCACGACACTTTCCTGCAGCTTTCTgtt GAAGCTTTGCAAGGCCTGTTGGAGCGCGATTCGTTCTTCGCGCCGGAAGCCGACATCTTCAAAGCGGTCGGCAACTGGTTCAACGCCAACCAGCAGTGGGTCAAGTCAGAGAGTGGCATGCCACAAGTT GAGAAGATTTTGAAATGCGTCCGTCTGACGCTAATGAGTCTGGAAGAACTATTGACAGTGGTGCGTCCCTTCGCTCTCGTCACTCCGGACATGTTATTAGACGCCATACAGGAAAAGACGCAGACCAAAAGCACTGATCTACGCCATAGGGGGCTGTTGG TTCCGGAAGAGAACGTCGCGACCATGAAGCGCGGCGCCCGCGTCATCGCCGGCGACATGCGCTCCGCCTTACTCGACGGCGACACGGACATGTACGACATGGAGCGAGGATATACGCGGCACACCATATCCGATGCGCCGGACAACCCGGGCATCATCGTGCGGCTCGCCACTACCACCATCATCAATCATATCAGGCTTCTGTTGTGGGACCGGGATAACAG ATCGTACGCATACTTCATCGAAGTGTCAGTGGACCAGAAGGACTGGGTGCGCGTGATCGACCACAGCGACTACTTCTGCCGCTCGTGGCAGAACCTCTACTTCGAGCCTCGCGTCGTGCAGTTCATCAAGATCGTGGGCACCAGCAACACTGTCAACAAG GTTTTCCACGCAGTATCGTTGGAGGCGCTGCACACGTCACGCGTGCCGCCGTTGCGCGACGGACTGGTTTGCCCTACTCACAATGTCGCCACGTTGGACCTCTCCGCTGTCGTCATTGAAGGCATTAG CCGCTCCCGCAACGCCCTTCTCAACGGCGATACAGAGCACTACGACTGGGAACAAGGCTACACGTGCCACCAGCTGGGTTCCGGCGCCATAGTGGTGCAGTTAGCGCAGCCCTACCTGCTGTCCTCCATCCGCATGCTGCTGTGGGACTGCGACTACCGCCACTACTCCTACTACGTGGAGGTCTCGCTCAACTACTGGCACTGGGACATGGTGGCTGACAGAACACGTGACCCTTGTCG GTCATGGCAAGTGATCTACTTTACTCCGCGGCCAGTCTCCATTATTCGTATCGTCGGCACCAATAACACTGTTAACGAA GTTTTCCACCTAGTGCATTTGGAGTGCCCCGCTCAAGTGGAGGAGGCGCGCGAGGACCCCGCCGCCAAGAAGCAGCGCCCGTCGCGCGACCGCGACGCGCGCGACAGTCGCGACGCACGCGAGTCGCGCGACAGCAGGCGCAGCCCGCCTGAAG GTAACGGCACCCCGGAGCCCCGGCCCCGGACCCCCAGCCCCGCTGGAGATGGGGATTCTTCCAGCGGCGAGGGCGGAGCACCCTCCCCGCCGCCCGCCCCCGCGCGCCGCTCCCTGCCGCCCGCGGAGACCGCCACCGAGGCTGAAGAAGGATACGACGACTGA
- the LOC123881067 gene encoding post-GPI attachment to proteins factor 3 produces the protein MYELKHYILLITLSLLVPLISCSDGDRSPFYQKCLQKCKNTNCTSDGVFTREGAKLQDTWAWLLGWGCEDECRYHCMWRTVQGYQERGYQIPKFHGKWPFRRILGVQEPASAFASVLNLLVHIYMYRKIIREFPIKDTPMVMFWHGFAWVCINAWIWSTVFHTRDKFFTEFMDYACALSMVMSLLIAAIARIFSSRARAVGVTVIALLTLYYVEHVRYLYTGRIDYDYNMQVNVFFGVTGSILWLLWSWYQYVAGGRYVWRLVTFTFLSGVFLTMELWDFPPRRGWDAHALWHLTTALLPGLFYRFVIDDLRYLRLSSVKSDLKLP, from the exons ATGTATGAATTAAAACATTATATCTTATTAATTACGTTATCACTATTAGTTCCTCTTATTTCATGTAGTGACGGCGATCGATCGCCTTTCTatcaaaaatgtttacaaaagtGCAAAAATACCAACTGCACTTCAG atgGAGTATTTACTCGAGAAGGAGCAAAGTTGCAAGACACCTGGGCCTGGCTGCTGGGCTGGGGCTGTGAGGACGAGTGCCGCTACCACTGCATGTGGCGCACGGTGCAGGGCTACCAAGAGAGAGGATATCAGATACCTAAATTTCATGGAAAA TGGCCATTCAGAAGAATCCTGGGAGTGCAGGAGCCTGCATCAGCCTTCGCGTCAGTGCTCAACCTGCTTGTACATATCTACATGTACAGAAAAATCATCAGGGAGTTTCCCATCAAGGATACTCCTATGGTCATGTTCTGGCATGGTTTTGCTTGG GTGTGTATAAACGCATGGATATGGTCGACGGTGTTCCACACACGCGACAAGTTCTTCACAGAGTTCATGGACTATGCGTGTGCTCTGTCCATGGTCATGAGTCTGCTCATAGCGGCCATAGCACG AATATTCTCCAGCAGAGCACGTGCGGTGGGAGTGACAGTGATAGCGCTACTGACGCTGTACTATGTGGAACACGTGCGGTACCTCTACACGGGCCGGATTGACTACGACTACAATATGCAAGTTAACGTATTCTTTG GCGTGACGGGCTCAATTCTGTGGCTGCTATGGTCGTGGTATCAGTACGTGGCGGGCGGCCGTTATGTTTGGCGGCTGGTCACGTTCACGTTCTTATCGGGAGTGTTTCTGACGATGGAACTATGGGATTTCCCCCCGCGCCGCGGGTGGGACGCGCACGCGCTGTGGCATCTAACCACTGCGCTACTGCCGGGGTTGTTCTATAG ATTCGTGATCGACGATCTGAGGTACCTGCGGCTATCGAGCGTCAAGAGTGACTTGAAGTTACCATAG
- the LOC123881063 gene encoding GTP-binding protein 10 homolog, producing the protein MVFLSRTWFAIKEFKRPRKFLRSKFIDTVRIHVKGGTGGTGTPKFGGLGGQGGCVYCVGKENANLRSIMNKFRGKTVTAGHGEDSRKTKIVGTPGADVKLEVPLGVTVYREDGQVLGSIDKEDEMLIVARGGPGGIKDNNFLGHFGQMHHIRLDLKLIADIGLVGFPNAGKSSLLRAISRAKPRIANYPFTTIKPNKGIIQYEDLRQISIADLPGLIEGAHINVGLGHKFLKHVERTKLLLFIADIQGFKLSHKYPFRSCLETILLLNKELELYDEELLDKPAILAVNKLDLPDTNDKFLEVKEALKNMDQVIKDIPEEIRPNKVIKFEDIIGISASKGESIDELKHVLRKRLDEYAEENNPDIIDASTLLRKNRAIIRERGSQVT; encoded by the coding sequence atggtttTTCTTAGTAGAACTTGGTTTGCAATTAAAGAATTTAAGCGCCCGCGGAAGTTTCTTCGCAGTAAGTTTATTGATACCGTAAGAATTCACGTTAAAGGAGGTACAGGGGGAACCGGGACTCCAAAATTTGGTGGCCTCGGCGGACAAGGAGGATGTGTTTATTGTGTGGGCAAAGAAAATGCCAACTTAAGGTCTATTATGAATAAATTTCGAGGCAAAACTGTTACTGCAGGACACGGCGAAGATAGTCGCAAAACAAAGATCGTGGGTACTCCCGGTGCAGACGTAAAACTCGAGGTTCCGCTCGGAGTCACAGTATACAGAGAAGATGGTCAAGTCTTAGGGTCGATTGACAAAGAGGATGAGATGCTTATAGTAGCGCGCGGTGGCCCGGGAGGCATCAAAGACAACAACTTCCTTGGACACTTTGGTCAAATGCATCACATACGTTTAGACTTAAAACTAATCGCCGATATTGGCCTCGTAGGCTTCCCAAATGCAGGAAAAAGTTCTTTGCTACGTGCGATATCCAGAGCCAAGCCTAGAATAGCAAATTATCCATTCACTACAATAAAACCTAATAAAGGCATTATACAATATGAAGATCTGAGACAGATATCTATAGCGGATCTTCCTGGTCTTATAGAGGGTGCACACATTAATGTTGGTCTGGGGCATAAGTTTTTGAAACATGTTGAGAGGACTAAATTACTTCTATTCATAGCTGACATTCAAGGTTTCAAATTAAGCCATAAGTATCCATTTAGATCATGTTTAGAAACAATATTGCTTCTCAACAAAGAGCTAGAGTTATATGATGAAGAGTTGTTAGATAAGCCTGCAATATTAGCTGTTAATAAGTTGGATTTGCCAGACacaaatgataaatttttagaAGTTAAAGAAGCCCTTAAGAATATGGATCAAGTTATTAAAGACATCCCAGAAGAAATCCGACCCaataaagttataaaatttgAAGATATtattggtatatctgcttcgaAAGGAGAATCCATTGATGAATTGAAGCACGTGTTGAGAAAACGGCTAGATGAGTATGCAGAGGAAAATAACCCTGATATTATAGATGCAAGTACACTGTTGAGAAAGAACAGAGCAATCATTAGGGAAAGAGGATCTCAAGTTACTTAA
- the LOC123881044 gene encoding uncharacterized protein LOC123881044: MTDINISKACKQRFKGIEHFLRRIAFNLGNTPSQTEVKIISCIPVDVTDLQAKIQFLERQLQETGRCHDRISKSKTSVQVTPPLGPLKGRREIDKGGEVSDKGGAVERVHCSCRFGETNGAVDIKNGAVADKNGTVSDKNGAKDNVIGDRGGVIERVHCSCRIGEMNSIVDKKYGAVNDKNGKVSDKNVVKDNEVSDKDGAIEKVHCSCRVGEINVVIRKKNGAVGYKNGIVCNKNCAKDNVVGDKSEADNEKNDAVSNKSSKPNTGAVVNSILYRGSYANQSKTIAYSNDKSLRSDRLRYKPYSGSGASRHRKSNVSFVLPPVATTDREEQAYCSTSSYENTDPDNPVKNIAEAERKLAAAERYYNKLFKKSKRKKKADRGKSKTKTHLIYFAQHIENNPFNTNASLNLYETLNNKTVSLSDAYLDNVIRKQYDPQFVVQEFSDTSYFSRPICRDTSERFARSGLYESDVCSCCHGRFQNIDNYMPKGFDFVNKLTQCEPNYTNRTYYDSNLYDVVPVKENTNKLLKESNSPKKDIEIKCWPEQFRSKYRDDPKTAKYQTSLKRRDNLTAQTIYHKGKSEQYNVQQKRINKHIHEISKVPPKTCYIHYSDADKNDDFSSAKVQKSEPVKTIMLKNESIDTDDSNTNLLFSNQSTQLELVPDDNKTESTLNQIKSILQSVLAEVKTKSKVNGSMEKTSKRDAVVQKGPSQNNMQGQSTLLHSFTYNNSYNANPYLPSCSRQLSAGQYCLAGVPYQPSIKYLQNFPVFVQPSRRRLCACYHKHCSHKSSKYKQASAAATNTDKYRAGEIQKNDGNKEIEKLIKEIHKSMAATMDFPTKENSVSEKNVRSIGTVVDKRDIEIEALLLSKVPNNSRLVYNTSTQSRDMARSIEEHHYDKSIANERNHEKILHRCERSAEPILEDDEETDTSSGDTEDEDIVKESETPDKQEMKGLLKTMFNSVKMFKKRKTDQKIQSESEASGASDSDDYETIYSGRTAVLQPKNHRRSYQHQTYTKGRFEEQNALRPIHGKGRRSPYLEQEYRRQWNERLMFNKQERKYSSERRISKPSPLENSQPVYWTNYDARSVLVDNKRSPLKYVNSKAKTNELKRDSLEKLNGGTTRMKENRGWFKKHKVVNCGEQWKKFVLEN; the protein is encoded by the exons ATGAC TGATATTAATATAAGCAAAGCTTGTAAACAACGCTTCAAAGGTATCGAACATTTTTTACGCAGGATTGCTTTTAATTTAG GCAACACCCCATCACAGACTGAAGTTAAAATCATTTCATGCATCCCCGTTGACGTGACCGATTTGCAGGCGAAAATACAATTCTTAGAAAGGCAACTGCAAGAAACGGGTAGATGCCATGACAGGATATCAAAATCAAAGACATCCGTACAAGTAACACCGCCGCTAGGACCTCTGAAAGGACGTAGAGAAATCGACAAAGGAGGTGAAGTCAGTGATAAGGGCGGTGCAGTTGAAAGAGTGCATTGCAGTTGCAGATTTGGTGAAACGAACGGTGCAGTTGATATAAAAAATGGTGCAGTCGCTGATAAAAACGGTACAGTCAGTGATAAGAACGGTGCAAAGGACAATGTAATTGGCGATAGGGGCGGGGTAATTGAAAGAGTGCACTGCAGTTGCAGAATCGGTGAAATGAACAGTATAGTCGATAAGAAATATGGTGCTGTCAATGATAAGAACGGTAAGGTCAGTGATAAGAATGTTGTCAAGGACAATGAAGTTAGTGATAAGGACGGGGCAATTGAAAAGGTGCACTGCAGTTGCAGAGTTGGTGAAATTAACGTTGTGATCCGTAAGAAAAATGGTGCAGTTGGTTATAAGAACGGTATAGTCTGTAATAAGAACTGTGCAAAAGATAATGTAGTTGGTGACAAGAGCGAGGCAGACAATGAAAAGAATGATGCAGTTAGTAATAAATCTAGTAAACCCAATACAGGCGCGGTAGTGAACAGCATTCTATATAGAGGGTCTTACGCCAATCAGTCTAAGACTATAGCTTACTCGAACGATAAGTCGCTAAGAAGCGACAGATTACGTTACAAGCCTTATAGCGGCAGCGGCGCATCCCGGCACAGAAAATCTAATGTCTCCTTTGTTTTACCCCCCGTAGCGACCACGGATAGAGAAGAACAAGCATATTGTAGCACTAGTTCCTATGAAAACACTGATCCGGATAACCCAGTCAAAAATATCGCCGAGGCCGAACGGAAACTAGCTGCAGCTGAACGTTATTATAATAAGCTATTTAAAAAGTCGAAAAGGAAGAAAAAAGCTGACAGGGGAAAGAGTAAAACGAAAACACACCTAATATATTTCGCCCAACATATCGAAAACAATCCTTTCAATACGAATGCTTCGTTGAATCTTTATGAAACTTTGAATAACAAAACCGTGTCACTAAGCGACGCATATTTAGATAACGTAATTCGAAAACAATACGATCCTCAATTTGTCGTCCAGGAATTTTCAGACACCAGTTACTTTTCACGACCGATTTGCAGAGATACTAGTGAAAGGTTTGCACGTTCGGGTCTGTATGAATCCGATGTGTGTTCGTGCTGCCACGGACGATTTCAAAATATCGATAACTATATGCCGAAAGGTTTCGATTTCGTAAATAAATTGACACAGTGCGAACCAAACTACACAAACAGAACATATTACGATTCAAATCTCTATGACGTTGTACCTGTAAAAGAAAACACAAATAAGCTACTAAAGGAAAGTAATTCGCCTAAAAAGGACATAGAAATAAAATGTTGGCCTGAACAATTTCGCAGCAAATATCGAGACGATCCCAAGACAGCTAAGTACCAAACTTCTCTGAAACGACGTGATAATTTAACTGCCCAAACAATATACCATAAGGGGAAATCAGAGCAATATAACGTGCAGCAAAAGCGAATCAATAAACACATTCACGAAATAAGTAAGGTACCTCCAAAGACATGTTATATTCATTATAGTGACGCTGACAAAAATGACGATTTCTCTTCAGCTAAGGTACAAAAATCTGAACCCGTTAAGACAATTATGCTCAAAAACGAATCAATCGACACAGACGATTCAAACACGAATCTTCTCTTCAGCAACCAGAGCACGCAGCTGGAGTTAGTTCCAGATGATAACAAAACGGAATCAACTTTAAATCAGATAAAAAGTATCTTGCAATCCGTTCTAGCAGAGgttaaaacaaaatcaaaagtAAATGGCTCTATGGAGAAAACGTCGAAAAGAGATGCGGTTGTGCAAAAAGGACCTTCTCAAAATAACATGCAGGGCCAATCGACTCTACTCCATAGCTTCACTTACAATAATTCTTACAACGCAAACCCTTACTTGCCTTCCTGTTCACGACAACTTTCGGCTGGCCAATATTGCTTAGCGGGCGTGCCTTACCAACCTTCTATAAAGTATTTACAAAACTTTCCAGTATTCGTCCAACCTTCAAGACGACGCTTATGCGCCTGCTATCACAAACATTGTTCGCATAAATCTTCAAAGTATAAGCAAGCCTCAGCGGCCgccaccaacacagacaaataCCGAGCCGGAGAAATACAGAAGAATGATGGAAACAAAGAAATAGAAAAACTCATCAAAGAAATTCATAAGTCTATGGCTGCTACTATGGACTTTCCGACAAAAGAAAATTCCGTGAGCGAGAAAAATGTGAGAAGTATCGGTACAGTCGTAGATAAACGTGACATTGAAATTGAAGCATTGCTTCTTTCAAAGGTGCCAAATAATAGTAGACTAGTATACAACACCAGTACCCAGTCGAGAGACATGGCACGATCGATCGAGGAGCACCATTACGATAAGTCTATAGCAAACGAAAGAAACcatgaaaaaatattacatagatGCGAACGTAGCGCTGAGCCTATCCTTGAGGATGACGAAGAAACCGATACGTCCAGTGGCGATACTGAAGACGAAGATATCGTTAAGGAATCCGAAACACCG GATAAACAAGAAATGAAAGGCCTCCTGAAAACAATGTTCAATTcagtaaaaatgtttaaaaaaagaaaaacagaccAGAAAATACAAAGCGAAAGTGAAGCTTCCGGTGCAAGTGACTCTGACGACTACGAAACTATCTACAGTGGCAGGACAGCTGTACTGCAGCCGAAGAACCACAGACGGAGCTATCAACACCAAACTTACACAAAAGGACGATTCGAGGAACAAAATGCGTTGAGACCGATACACGGAAAGGGTAGAAGGTCACCATATTTGGAGCAAGAGTACAGGCGGCAGTGGAACGAACGACTCATGTTCAACAAGCAAGAGAGGAAATATTCCTCCGAACGACGTATCTCCAAACCATCACCTCTAGAAAATTCACAGCCTGTGTATTGGACTAACTACGACGCTAGAAGCGTCTTGGTTGACAACAAGCGAAGCCCGCTCAAATATGTAAATTCTAAAGCGAAGACGAATGAATTAAAGCGTGATTCGCTCGAAAAACTAAACGGTGGCACTACTCGAATGAAAGAGAATCGTGGATGGTTTAAGAAACATAAGGTAGTTAATTGTGGAGAACAGTGGAAGAAGTTTGTATTGGAGAACTGA